CAGATGGAATTAATGTTTCTTGCTTTTGACAAAGGTAAATGCTTACTTTACTTTTGTTTGCACTTTTAGATGATTGCCACCATTGGGAGTTGCAACTTTCTGATTCCTTTGGCACCACCACCTCTTTAAGCTGAACATTAGATTTATTGTGCAAACAATGCAAAATACTTGAAGCATTTCATCTGCATTTATCTTTTGTAAATATTAGGATTGCAGTGTGCAATTTGTTTCTAAAAAGCcacttggaaattatattatcttcATGATTATATTATTACATCATTTAGTCAGTGCTATTATGGAGGGCAAAAGGAGTAATCTTACTAACATTGCCCTTGACTGGGGCTGGATATGGGTGGAGGGAGGAGAGATCAGGAATGAATTGTCATCCCAAAGTAGCCAAGCAGTTCTCCCAGCCTTGACCCATCCTCTGTCATTTTCCATGCCTGCCAGCGCAGAGTATCAAAACAGCACATGCACCTTCTTGTGAACATATTTTGCCTCCTTATAAAATCTCCAATGGAGATTCAAAAATCATCTTTCCCCGTCATGTTTCAATTCTCAGTGCTGACTTTCTTCCAGTTATCTTGTTTACTGTCTTGAGTCTACATGGAATCTATCGTGCAGCTTTGGGGGGTCATAGCTGTGCACTTGAGATAGAGTAGAACAAAAATAGAAGGGCTGCCTTCATCAGATGCTTTTTCTGGTGGCTTTGGTCCTTGAAGATCACTACTGAAAAGATCCCAAGAAAACTTATCATATCATAATGAAGTATCTAGATTCTGTTCTTTTAAAGTGTATCATAAGGAAAGTCCCAAAATATTCTGTATAACTATCATTGTGAGTAGGCAAAGCTGATAATGGGAGGACTGGCCTGTTGAGGCATTTCAAAGGATCTCACATCATCCATCGTACCATTGGCTCTGATAATGGTTAAATAGAAGTCCTTAGAAGATTTACAAACTGAACAAAATCTTGCATCTTCTATTCTGCAACTGCTAccataatatacactgctcaaaaaaataaagggaacacttaaacaacacaatatatctccaagtaaatcaaacgtctgtggaatcaaactgtccacttaggaagcaacactgattgacaatcaatttcacatgctgttgtgcacattcatctttgtacagaatgaagtattcaatgagaatatttcattcattcagatctgggatgtgttatttgagtgttccctttattttttttgagcagtatgtattgCCTTTTATAGAAAGTTAAATAGAGTCACTGAGTTTGTCCCCACCCCCCATGGCTGTGGGAGTCTCCTTTTACAACTCTGTTTTAATTGCTGATGCAAAGCAAAAGCCTAGTTGAGTGCCTAGGGTGCATTCCCTTCAATTCAGTGCTTTGCATTCGTAGGAGGAAGAAGCAGAGGGCAAAGGGTCTAGAATCTGGACAGCTTCCTCCAGCCTTAATACAAGGGGGTCCTTCTTTTGAAACAAGGCAGCACTGCCCGGTGTCTTTCCCCAGAGAGCTCATTTGCCAACTCTTTCCAAGTGTGAATTGAACTTTTCACAGGATGCTAATCTCCGGTTAGCATTTGAGCTGTTTGTTACCCTTGTTCTTACTCCCAGGAATGGGCATAAAGAGGAGGTTGTTGTTCAGAAAGACTCATTGTTACTTCTCATATCAGGAAAGACAAAACATTGCCTTGAGGTGCATAATAATTGAGAGTAGGTGCCGAGAGGTTGTTTggtgaagtttgtttgtttgtttgtttgtttatttatttatttatttgatttgtatgccgcccctctccgcagactcgtcccGGGGGATTAAATGGAGTCCATGTGGCCTGCATCAACTTAACATAGATCTGAGCGTTCTGATGCCTCCCAGGACGCAGCTTGGCTAATGCCAAAGGCCTGTGGGAGCTTTAGATTGGATGCCTGCCTAGTCCTACAGGAAGCAGAGGTGTCTTTGAAGGCTGGGTAGCTTTATAAGCAGGGCTGGCATGAGCACTGTTTAGTTGCCAGCTACCTTAGATGTGTTATGTGATAGTGAGGCAGATCATTGTTGCAGTAAGCAACAATAGGTTGCACTGTATGTAATGTGGAACCTGGTAGGCTTTAATACTGCAACTTTGATTGTGCATAGGCAGGACATGAAGATAgcttgaaataaaatataaatgctcATGTTAAAAGAGGCTGTTTGCGTGAGGAATTATCCTGTATTTAACACGTCCTGATAGATTCGCTTTTTCAGAAGTCAAACATAAAAAAATACATTGGACGATATTTACCTGTGATGAAATCCAGGCCTTTTGTTTCTAATCTCTGCCTTTGACTACACTGGTGATATGTATACTGTTCTCTGATTAGTGGGGATCCCGCACAATAGTCTCCCTGGAAATAAGTCTATGACTGAGCAGTATTTTGTTCATCCTTAAGCTCCAGAATAATAGCTGTTCATTTTTTCTTAAGAAACATTTAAAACTACAGCCCACGGAAGTGAATCATTTAATTTCAACCAGAAAATGTGATTGGTTGTGTTTTTTTGGCAAGTGTCAATTCCTTTGTTTCTTTTTGAGTATCTCCAATTGTTGTCTCCCTTTCTCTgcatccttccttttcctttggttgcctgttttgcccctgtcAAAAAACATGGAAGCAAGTGTTTCCTGTCTGATGACAATGTAACAGGAGATGGCAGATAAAGTAGAGGATGTTCCTACAACTTGGAAGCGGAAGCATGGAAAAGGTTTGAAGGCTGCTGGTGTGGTTTTTGGCACCAGTGTGGTGGTGATATGGACATCAGCTCAGAGAAAACATTAGTCAGCTTGGAACTGGTGTTAACACAGGTAATTTTTAAGGAATAATCTGTGATCAGCCTTTGcattaaaccagtgatggtgaagcttttttggctcaggtgccaaaagggtgcgcatgtGTACGATACtgcgcatgcatgtgcccacagctATAATGCAATTTCCTCACCCCTGGTGCATTGTAGAAACCCCATAtgtgcacaacacacacacacacacgctgcccccttctgcacatgcgcacaggcctcactgaagcctccagacttctggttgggctgtttttcaccatcccagaagTCCGAAAAGAAGGGCAAAAATcagttggagctgacatagggcaacgcctcacataccttcagatatggctctgtgtgccacctgtggcatgcatgccataggttcaccatcactatactAAACCACGCATTATATTTACACTATGTATTTAGAATAgttatgatttattattattattattattattattattattattattattattagatttgtatgccaccctctccgaggactttcaCATATGCTGGATTCAGTGAATGTCTGATAAAATCCTTATGTGACTAGCACAAGGTTCATCAGATTTTGGTCTCTGTTTCAAAGGGATGTTTGTGCTAAGCCAGGCCTTAACAGCATTAgttaaaaattggtgaaatcagCTCTAAAATAATCAATTCATGCTCCTCCATAACaacttccttttcctctctcttttctctctctctccttccacccCTCTCTCTCCTGTCCATCCAGAACTTCATCCCATGTGAACATGCATCCAGTTTAAAATCAAGCTGGGTCATCACATGAAGTTCAGTCCCACTGAAGATAGCACCTAGGAGAGGGCATAACAATACAAGCTTTGTGCTTgggaaataatttattttgacttttatgTCATTGTTTCAAATTTCTGATTTAGGTACTGAAATTAAACCGATCTGTTTTATCGTTGACTTCAGAGGTTTAAAAGCCTCCTTTAGAGGCTGTATGAGGGTTAGGTGTGATGTCCCTCATGCGGGACTAGACTTGTGTTGTCTTCAGTTCATTAGGAAAAGTCATTAACTCTTGGATGCAAAAGTATTTCCCCAATTTATAACTCTTAATTAGGCCTGGAATAATTAGGCCTCGCAAGTCACCATGAGACCGTGACTAGTTTTACAAGCTTTTTTGCAGTGGCCCTTAACAAATGCTATGGTCTTTAAATGGATCTATTTTATCTGATGAGCACTTTTTTGCCAGGCACACGAGGTAAATGCCAGACATTGCAGTCAAATGATTGTGGGATGCTGCCAACAGATGCTGTAAATGTAAGCCAATTGCCAAGAGCCCAAAATGCAATCATGTGTCCGTGGAGGGATCTTATCAGAACTCCAGAACCAGATCATAAGTAACTTTTCTGGGAGGGAACGAGGGGGGAAATCTGTCAGAAGCTTGAATGATTAAGCAAGAGCTACCTGTAAAAGAATGGAGTACAAAAACTCCATAGCTATAGAAGAAACTGCACTATTTTCTGGTGTTTTTGTAAGGAATCAAAAGCATAACTATTTTTGATACCTTTTAACAGATTGTACAGAAGGAAACATAGAAAGCTAGTGATTGACAAAATCCTTAATGGCAGTGACATGCGGCATTGTAGCAGAAGTGATTCATACTCTGAAAAGCAGCAGGtaagagtatttttttttcttttaattatgttAATCAAATTACTGCAAAAGAACAtggattaaaaaaattaaatgttattgCTACTGGTATAATGTATAGAGCAGTGAGGGCTAACCTTTCTGCCTTTACGTGCCAAAAGCAAGAGGAGCGGGGAAGGGGTTGCgtgtgtgcccatacccataatgcaatgccccccgcATATGCGTGTGCAACTCCCCTTTGCTCCCCTTGCCTCCTTGCACTTGTGTGTGTGATCCCATTGCTCCCCACACACGCGTGCATGAACCCCCTGAGCTCACCCCGTGAAAGCGTGTGCGACTCCTCCTGCACTCCCCCACATGCATGTGTACCACACATCCTCACCATCCATTTTGGGCCTGACGAGCCTCCttgaagcctcctgggaccaaaaactgGCTGTGGGTGGGGAGTGCTGCTGGAACCCCCGAAGAGTGTCAAtgaagtgcccccccccccccccgcagcttgCCACTGAGAACATGCCAGTGCAGCTCCCGCTCCTACCCTTTCTTCCGAGGGAGCTGGCCCGTCTCTTACAGATGTTCCTTTGGCATGGACTCCTCTCCTGTGGCAGGGCTGCTTGTTCTCAGTGGCTGGAAGAGGGCAGGATTTCTCCTCCCGGCCATAAGCAGCAAGGTGAGAATTGTGTGGAGCCCCGCCACCCCAGGAGAGCAGCAGGGGCTGTGCAGCGGTTCTCGCCCTGCCAATGGTGGCAAAGGTTCTGGAGGAGAACTGCTGCAGTTCTCCCCCTGCTGCTTGCGGCTGGGATTCTGGAGGAGAACTGAACAAGAACAAGCAGCGCTGCTGCTGCGTCTCTCCTGGGGTGCCTGAGCCGGCCAAACACTCTGGACTACGAACAGACTATGTCGCTGTGGGCTGGACGGCTGGGGCCACACAAGAAGACCACTtgggcagggagggaaggaagcccCAGCCGGCCGGCCCTGGTTGATAACTCTGCTCCCTTAGAAAGTGACCACCAGGATCCTGTCTACCCATCTTTGGGCCTGTGAATTGTTTTTCGCGCATGCATGCTGACCAGATAATAGGCCAAGTGGCTAGTGCGCATTTGTAggctggaaacaggaagatcaTTTTCCTCCGCACGCATCTGTACCCAGGTGACTGCTCTTTCGGTTTTTGGCACTCCCACttgcatgaaaaccagctggctgatgCGCCGGAACTTGCAAGAGCTACGGGCGATGGTTCCGCCTAcccggagagatggctctgtgtgccactttcaacatgtgtgccataggtttgccatcacagcaaACACTAAACTCCCTGATAGAATACCTGGAGTAAATAGTTGAAGTAATAGTTATGGCCATGTATATTTTATATCTCCTCCCTGTGACAAGTTGAATCTTTGGTTAAATGACGCATTGTATGAAGAAAGCTTAATTAATATAAAGCACAGGTTGTCCttgcctccctccttctgtcatCCTTTTAGATTCTTCAAGGGTTATTTCTTCTTGGGTTTtctgttgcatgcagaaatataACAAAAAATATCTCAATTTATGTTTAAATGGAAGAAGTACCATTTCCTGTTTTAATAAAAGATATTAGCCTTCTCCAGAATGCCCTTGATTACAAGACTATTGCAGGTCTAAGACACCTTGGAGACAGCTATGCTGTTCCAGAATGCGTTGAATGGCTCTGAATGAGACCGAATGGCTGACAAGCTTTGATTAGCCAAGCATGGTGTGAAAGTGTCAGATCTAGACTTCCTTTTCATGAAAGTACCAGAGAAGGAAGCCATTAGCTAAGGAAAGCGCATCATGCTTTGTCCTTTAGAATAATTTGTCCCTTGTTGCATGACTCCTGCAGCTGGTTTGTCAAACAGGATTTGAGTGGGTATATTTGCATTTTCTTAGCTTTCTGTCATACATGATATGCAGACTGGTGCTGTGTTTAAATCATAAGGAAGGATAAAATAATGCAGATTTTACATGAAACCTTATGAATCTCTGGAGTTTGGATGACATAtatgtttaataaaataaaataaaaccccatCTACTGATGGATATAGCTGTCATAGCTCGCTGCTTAAATCCATGTAAACATCAACTTAATTCTTGTGAGTTAAACTAAAGCAGTTAGCTACTCTGAATTAAATGTCCTAGAATATgacatttcttttttgttttctcctTTATGAAACAAACTGTTCAGAGGGATATGATGAAATGCTTTGATGGAACTAAGCCATTTCACGGTATGCTGGAATTTCCAGTTCTCCCAACAAAAACTCCAGGTGCTACATTTCTTAGTCCTGCCGCCAGATCTGTTGGCAATCTTGATACTGACTGTAGGAGACAAGCACTAGTTATCCCTTATTCATCCACTCCAAGGCATTCATCAGGTAAAAAAAGCCCACATTTCAGTGCCAAAATGTCTGTATTGCCTAGAAGTTTCAGTTCCTTACAACCTCTGGAGGACACTGGTTTTGAACCCCAGGAACTGAAAAAATCAAGAAATGTTTCAGCTCCTGGGGTCCGTCCATTATATGAAATGCCTGTTCCTTTGTATCAAAGCAATCTGATTGACTATGAAGAAAATCCCAAACTGGGCATGCAGAAACTAATACCTGCAAGAAACGGTTCTGTAGCGGGGCAAATGAGAAAGATGTCTACCTTTCAGGCTGATTACTGGGCGTGTGCGATACCTGATTCTCTACCACCGTCGCCAGATCGTCAGTCCCCCCTTTGGAATCCTAATAAAGAATATGAAGACTTGCTTGATTATACTTACCCTTTACGACCAAAATACAAGCTTTCAAAAAATCTCAAAGATTCCACTGTCCATGATTCTGGAATTGATCTCGATAGCCTCTCCATTTCCCCCGAGGGTACCTTTAAGTCTGTGAGTATGTGGGACCAAGAACACCAAACTAGGGAGAGCCCTACCGCACAGAGACTTTCAAGTCCTTTCTTGAAAAAGCTTGAATGCTCTGTTCCAGTTTCTCACTGCAGAATATCACCCCATGGGAAAATGGCCCTGGCGGATGATGGAATTGGCACTTCTGGAGGGATGTCACCTAGTTTATCTCCCGGGTGCCCTGAGCCATCTAATTCCACTTTCGTAATTGAAGAGCAATGCCACAAAAAGAGAGACAGCTGCCTTTTGAGGAGCAAAGCTGCTAGCGGAAACTTCTTGCGCTCCACAAGTGTACTGTTCTTACAGAAAGAATGTGCCAGTGATGATGAATATCTCGCCTTGCCACCAAGACTCAAGGAGTTAGAGACGTTGGCGCAGCAACTAACTGATCTTTCATTGACTATAAAGAAACCTGAACAAGATAACTTCCCCTGCATCAGTGTGAATGGGGAGCAGCATCTGCCAGAGGTTCAAGGAGATAGCGATGGCAATGAGAGCCAGTGGGAATTGTATTCTGACTCTTTCCATACATGTAATTTCCAAGAATCTGATGAGATGGACGTTCTAAGGGATCGGACCAGCAAGCATCAGGAAGATGAGCCAAGAGAAACTGCTAGCACTGATTTTCTTGAAGTGGGATGCCCAGAGTTCCTTTCTAtcaaggaaaagaaggaccattACTCTCTTGCGCAGTGTATtaaggtaattttttaaaaatcgaaCATGCTATGTATAATTTAAAGTTTTCATTGGGGTTTATTGTCTTTGTGGAAGCTCAAATCATACTGTCTATCACCAAATTGCATGAATATAGATAGTTCAGAAGAATTAATAAGCTCTTttaataagagccagggtggcgcagcaggtagagtgctgtactgcaggccactgaagctgacttgtagatctgaaggtcagcggttcaaatctcatcactggctcaaggttgactcagccttccatccttccgaggtgggtaaaatgaggatccggattgtgggggcaatagcctagctctgttaaaaaagtgctattgctaacatgttgtaagccgccctgagtctaaggagaagggcagcataaaaattgaataaaataaataaataaataaattttcatactACTATACATTAACATCTCACCTTGTCTGCTGGGCAACAAACCCTTTACTTCTTTGACCTTCATATATTCTTTTACCTTTAGTTTAAATAGGAACATTTTACTATTCAGTATTGTAATACCTTTTGAGTTCCCAGGGATATAAATTCATGGATTCTAGCAAGAAGTTCAAGTGTTTATTACATTCTGTCCAAATCCTGTTCTTTTAATTTGAGGATTTTCTCCATTGATAAATTTTGGAATCTTCTATATCCTTAGTTTACCACAAATTAATATGACAATATAATAAACAGAGCTGTGTAAGGAATCATGAAAAGGTAGCATATTTTCTGTACACAGTGCACGGTCTATGTCAAAAGGCTCGGCTGCTGCTGTCAAGGCAGGAGCCGAAGCTCAACTGGCGAAATGCCCAAGCACCTTGAATGTCGCTGAGGCCTTGGCAAAGACTCACGATACGAAGAAACAACCCAAATTGTATACAGAGGAGAGAGGAAAGTACACATTCAGGAAGGTAGAACCAAGTAACCACGTCCGTCCAGTCTGAGGACCGAGTTGAGGCTGGGTCCTAGGAGGGCAGATCCTGCAAAAAGTAACAGACTTGggtcctcattctgagtggatgaggacaacccatcctgaatgcCGGCTCCACCTACAATGGAGAATgggggtgtttttacctttccccagctcccagaagcactctgcaggcttcccaaaccttcTGTGCACCCAATTTTTATGCAAAATGGACCAGTTTTTCACCCATCTAGCGAAAATCAGAgcacgcagagggtttgggaggcctgcagagtgctcctatttcttcaaaatcttggtgtgtcttataatctgaaaaatacggtatgtatttTGGAGGTAATATCACAGAACATTGTTGATAAATGTGCAGAGTGCCAAGTAGCTGCATTGAACTTCCAAGCTCCCAAGCCTTCAAAGAAGTTCTCTGCATCAATACCCTGTACAAAATATTGCTTTGAATGAATTGCCCAGTCCTGCTGATAACATTTACAAAATGACACTCTTGTTACCCTGCCCTGAATAATTTTGTGGTTCTCTTGTTTGTCACCAACCATTTTCACTTTGTACCATTTGATCCTACCAGTATGCCTCATTTCTGAACTTTGAATGTATGAAGGGCAGCCAACTTCAATGCTTTCAGCTGTAATTAGGAATCCACTGATGTTTCCCCATAATTTCCCTTATGGTTTTTCAGTAAAAAGAGTTCTTGACAGAAATTTGAAATAGCCCCCGCTAGCACTCTAGAGTCTTGCAAACTTTGTAATACCCTTGGTAAATATTATATTTCCTTGCAATTGATACATAAAATAATCTGCAATAGTGCAGTTTAAGCCGATCAAATCCACTGGTTCCAAATCTGAATGTAtcttaatgaatattttttttctgaattatcTGTATAGGTGTTTTGCTGTCAGTTGGAAGAGCTCATTCGTTGGTTGCATAAAGTGGCAGAAGTTATAGATCAGTGGATTCCTCCCAAGCCAGACATTGAAAGTGTTAAATCATCGTTTCAAAACTACCTGGTAACTAACTGCATTCTCTTCTTGAATTTCAATAGTGGAGTTCATTTTTATTACACTTGTAATACTTATATATTTATGCAGCCTGGATAATATGCAGCCATATAATTGCTAATCTTTTCTTGCAGCCCTTTGTAGAAGACATTGGAAAGACATGCTAAGTCaccacatgtatttatttatttatttatttatttatttatttatttattgcttagatttgtatgccgcccctctccgaagactcggggcggctcacaacacgtggaaacaaatcataaataatctgacaatttaaaatattaaaagatttaaaaaagaccccatatactaacagacatacacacaggcataccatacataaattagacatgcccaggggaagatgtttcagttcccccatgcctgacggcaaaggtgggttttaaggagtttacggaaggcaggaagagtaggggcagttctaatctccggggggagttggttccagagggctggtgccgccacagagaaggctattcccctggggcccgccaaccgacattgtttagttgacgggacccggagaaggcccactctgtgggacctaatcggtcgctgggattcgtgcggcaggaggcggtctcggagatattctggtccaatgccatgaagggctttaaaggtcataaccaacactttgaattgtgaccggaaactgatcggcagccaatgcagactgcggagtgatggtgaaacatgggcatacctaggtaagcccatgactgctctcgcagctgcattctgcacgatctgaagtttccgaacacttttcaaaggtagccccatgtagagagcattacagtagtcgaacctcgaacctcgatctgaagtttccgaacacttttcaaaggtagccccatgtagagagcattacagtagtcgaacctcgaggtgatgagggcatgagtgactgtgagcaatgagtcccagtccagatagggccgcaactggtgcaccaggcgaacctgggcaaacgcccccctcgccacagctgagagatgtttttctaatgtgagctgtggatcgaggaggacgcccaagttgcggaccctctctgagggggtcaataattcccccccccccccagggtgatggacggacagatggagttgtccttgggaggcaaaacccacagccactccgtcttatccgggttgagcttgagtctgttgacacccatccaggccccaacagcctccaggcaccggcacatcacttccaccgcttcgttggctGGGCATGGACAGAATTGATGCTTGAAAGTGGCAGAGTGATAGCTGTAAAATGATTTGAATTAAATGTCTTCAGTTAAGTTCTTAATCCACATAGATAAATACTGGTCTCCTTTAATGCCCTGTATGGAATTTGTAAGAGTCAATTTGTTGCAGACTAGAATTTGGTACTAGACTAGAAACttagagaccatgagttctagttctgctttaggcACAAAACAAATGAATGATTTTTGGGGAGGCAAGGACAAACCAGTTCTGAAAACCTTGTCAAGAAAATTGTAAAGACCAGTCTGAGCAAGACACCAGGGTTCCACTGACTGAGAGGcacatacacaaaataaaaataagtaaataatggaATTCCTTTGCGGAATCTTACTGCCAATGATGATAATGTTTTATTGATCTGTTACATACATTATTTTAGATGCTGGTTCTAATTCTAGATGTGTCTACAGAGAGAACAATAGTTGTTGAACgaattaaaatataaacaaaatgtGCAAAACTACTTCATTCTATAACATGAAGCCACTTAGCGTTTAGACAGTAACTGGACAAAACTACTGCTCTCTGACTATAAATTTTGAAGAGGTTTACTTTCATCATATATTACACCTATtcctatacagtcatacctcgtcttacgaacctaattggttccagggggaggttcgtaagacgaaaggttcgtaagacgaaacattgtttcccataggaaacaatgtaaagtcaattaatccgtgcaaccaaaaaaaaaccccccgcaaaaaaaccgctgccgcccggctgtcaccttttaaaacagcctgggggcttctcagcgacctcccgaacaccaaacccgaacttccgggttcggcgttcgggaggc
This genomic window from Erythrolamprus reginae isolate rEryReg1 chromosome 1, rEryReg1.hap1, whole genome shotgun sequence contains:
- the CEP68 gene encoding centrosomal protein of 68 kDa isoform X1, with translation MRHCSRSDSYSEKQQRDMMKCFDGTKPFHGMLEFPVLPTKTPGATFLSPAARSVGNLDTDCRRQALVIPYSSTPRHSSGKKSPHFSAKMSVLPRSFSSLQPLEDTGFEPQELKKSRNVSAPGVRPLYEMPVPLYQSNLIDYEENPKLGMQKLIPARNGSVAGQMRKMSTFQADYWACAIPDSLPPSPDRQSPLWNPNKEYEDLLDYTYPLRPKYKLSKNLKDSTVHDSGIDLDSLSISPEGTFKSVSMWDQEHQTRESPTAQRLSSPFLKKLECSVPVSHCRISPHGKMALADDGIGTSGGMSPSLSPGCPEPSNSTFVIEEQCHKKRDSCLLRSKAASGNFLRSTSVLFLQKECASDDEYLALPPRLKELETLAQQLTDLSLTIKKPEQDNFPCISVNGEQHLPEVQGDSDGNESQWELYSDSFHTCNFQESDEMDVLRDRTSKHQEDEPRETASTDFLEVGCPEFLSIKEKKDHYSLAQCIKVFCCQLEELIRWLHKVAEVIDQWIPPKPDIESVKSSFQNYLEFKQDLDEHQALTESVLHEGENLLKCMSTNSPVLQKTLGLIAKHSDMLKRHAERLYESILAAIYALDESLRKHCDVQETVVHKDTSE
- the CEP68 gene encoding centrosomal protein of 68 kDa isoform X3; amino-acid sequence: MRHCSRSDSYSEKQQRDMMKCFDGTKPFHGMLEFPVLPTKTPGATFLSPAARSVGNLDTDCRRQALVIPYSSTPRHSSGKKSPHFSAKMSVLPRSFSSLQPLEDTGFEPQELKKSRNVSAPGVRPLYEMPVPLYQSNLIDYEENPKLGMQKLIPARNGSVAGQMRKMSTFQADYWACAIPDSLPPSPDRQSPLWNPNKEYEDLLDYTYPLRPKYKLSKNLKDSTVHDSGIDLDSLSISPEGTFKSVSMWDQEHQTRESPTAQRLSSPFLKKLECSVPVSHCRISPHGKMALADDGIGTSGGMSPSLSPGCPEPSNSTFVIEEQCHKKRDSCLLRSKAASGNFLRSTSVLFLQKECASDDEYLALPPRLKELETLAQQLTDLSLTIKKPEQDNFPCISVNGEQHLPEVQGDSDGNESQWELYSDSFHTCNFQESDEMDVLRDRTSKHQEDEPRETASTDFLEVGCPEFLSIKEKKDHYSLAQCIKVFCCQLEELIRWLHKVAEVIDQWIPPKPDIESVKSSFQNYLEFKQDLDEHQALTESVLHEGENLLKCMSTNSPDKTYVDVEE